One Microcebus murinus isolate Inina chromosome 7, M.murinus_Inina_mat1.0, whole genome shotgun sequence genomic region harbors:
- the LOC105884904 gene encoding small ribosomal subunit protein eS4, X isoform-like, whose amino-acid sequence MARRPKKHLKHVAAPKHWMLDKLTGVFAPRPSTGPHKLRECLPLIIFLRNRLKYALTGDEVKKICMQRFIKIDGKVQTDITYPAGFMDVISIDKTGENFRLIYDTKGRFAVQRITPEEAKYKLCKVRKIFVGTKGIPHLVTHDARTIRYPDPLIKVNDTIQINLETGKITDFIKFDTGNLCMVTGGANLGRIGVITNRERHPGSFDVVHVKDANGNSFATRLSNIFVIGKGNKPWISLP is encoded by the coding sequence ATGGCCCGCCGTCCCAAGAAGCATCTGAAGCATGTAGCAGCTCCAAAGCATTGGATGCTGGATAAGCTGACCGGTGTGTTTGCTCCTCGTCCATCCACCGGTCCCCACAAGCTGAGAGAGTGTCTCCCactcatcattttcctaagaaacaggcttaagtATGCCCTGACAGGAGATGAAGTGAAGAAGATCTGCATGCAGCGCTTCATTAAAATTGATGGCAAGGTCCAAACTGATATAACCTACCCTGCTGGATTTATGGATGTCATCAGCATtgacaagactggagagaatttccGTCTGATTTATGACACCAAGGGTCGCTTTGCTGTTCAGCGTATCACACCTGAGGAGGCCAAGTACAAGTTatgcaaagtgagaaaaatctttgtgggcacaaaaggaatccctcatctggtgactcatgatgctcgtaccatccgctatcctgatccactcatcaaagtgaatgacaccattcagattaatttggagactggcaagattactgatttcatcaagtttgacactggtaacctgtgtatggtgactggaggcgctaacctgggaagaattggtgtgatcaccaacagagaaagacatcctgggtcttttgatgtggttcacgtgaaagatgccaatggcaacagctttgccactcgcctctccaacatttttgttattggcaaaggcaacaaaccatggatttctcttcctTGA